From one Sphingomonas xanthus genomic stretch:
- a CDS encoding LytR/AlgR family response regulator transcription factor, producing the protein MTDTLLKILIADDEPLAAERLQMLLARLEGVNLVGTAHDGESAVRMAEALQPDLVLLDIAMPGLDGIEVARALSRQAQSPAVVFVTAFDQFAVAAFDVAAIDYLMKPVDADRLGRSIERARAYLDSRAQQPPPTAAPDTSPWLEEFWASDLSGLVRISACDIDRVTAERDYMRLHVGKRSWLIHHSMTALEEGLSPELFVRLHRSAIVRRDFIAGFSRNSSGRWIARLADGNEQPVGRLYADQVRAIAGR; encoded by the coding sequence ATGACTGATACGCTCCTCAAGATCCTGATCGCCGACGACGAGCCGCTCGCGGCCGAGCGATTGCAGATGCTGCTGGCCAGGCTTGAAGGCGTGAACCTGGTTGGCACCGCGCATGACGGCGAAAGCGCTGTGCGCATGGCCGAGGCGCTTCAGCCCGACCTGGTGCTGCTCGATATCGCCATGCCCGGCCTCGACGGGATCGAGGTTGCTCGCGCCCTTTCGCGGCAGGCGCAATCACCGGCCGTCGTCTTCGTCACGGCCTTCGACCAGTTCGCGGTCGCGGCCTTTGACGTGGCGGCGATCGACTATCTGATGAAGCCGGTCGATGCGGATCGGCTAGGCCGCTCGATCGAGCGCGCGCGCGCCTATCTCGATAGCCGTGCCCAGCAGCCCCCACCAACGGCCGCACCGGACACTTCGCCCTGGCTGGAGGAGTTCTGGGCCTCCGACCTTTCGGGACTGGTCCGGATTTCGGCATGCGACATCGACCGGGTGACGGCGGAGCGCGACTATATGCGGCTCCATGTCGGTAAGCGCAGTTGGCTGATCCATCATTCGATGACCGCGCTCGAAGAAGGGCTGAGCCCGGAATTATTCGTTCGGCTCCACCGCTCGGCGATCGTGCGGCGCGACTTCATCGCCGGGTTCAGCCGGAACTCCTCGGGACGCTGGATCGCACGTCTTGCTGACGGCAACGAACAGCCGGTCGGCCGTCTCTACGCCGACCAAGTGCGAGCGATCGCCGGCCGCTGA
- a CDS encoding sensor histidine kinase, whose translation MALISPFSAQGRFADWRLAAQSIIGFWSFYLVTVLLRGLFGPEAASAIGYRAINAAIGLVLTFLIYAAIRFFAREGSIRRMALVAATAALPAAVVMSVASLRMATQPDPMGPPSRITTQEGIAIVQRGSNVRIVKQDGAEMEVNLPPVHQIIASKMPRLIADGTVTWYFLLAAWCAFFIAMTQQHRTRVTELRLAEAETAAHAAQVRALRYQVNPHFLFNTLNSLSSLVMSGRADRAEEMLMALSTFFRTSLSIDPSADVSLAEEIALQRLYLDIEKVRFPDRLTVHIDIPAELREARVPALILQPIVENAIKYGVSATTKRIELSIEARPLDGGRMQLDIVNREAGKSSGSKAVPAHAGTGLGLSNVCQRLEAHFGTSADCRFGPIPGGYKVSIAMPLEEDD comes from the coding sequence ATGGCATTGATTTCCCCTTTCTCCGCGCAAGGGCGGTTTGCAGACTGGCGGCTCGCCGCGCAGTCGATCATCGGCTTTTGGTCTTTCTACCTCGTCACCGTGCTGTTGCGGGGCCTGTTTGGCCCCGAAGCGGCGTCGGCGATCGGCTATCGCGCGATCAATGCCGCGATCGGCCTGGTCCTGACCTTCCTGATTTATGCCGCGATCCGCTTTTTCGCGAGGGAAGGCAGTATCCGGCGAATGGCACTGGTCGCGGCGACAGCTGCGCTTCCTGCAGCGGTGGTCATGTCCGTCGCGAGCCTCCGGATGGCTACGCAGCCCGACCCGATGGGACCGCCGTCGCGGATCACCACGCAGGAAGGCATCGCCATCGTCCAGCGCGGCAGCAACGTGCGCATCGTCAAGCAGGACGGCGCCGAAATGGAGGTCAACCTTCCGCCCGTCCACCAGATCATTGCATCGAAAATGCCGCGCCTGATCGCCGATGGCACAGTTACCTGGTATTTCCTCCTGGCCGCTTGGTGCGCCTTTTTCATCGCCATGACCCAGCAGCATCGCACCCGCGTCACCGAGCTGCGGCTAGCCGAAGCCGAGACCGCGGCCCATGCGGCGCAAGTCCGGGCGCTCCGTTACCAGGTCAATCCGCACTTCCTATTCAATACGCTCAACAGCCTGTCGTCACTGGTTATGTCCGGGCGCGCCGACCGCGCCGAGGAAATGCTCATGGCGCTGTCGACCTTCTTCCGTACCAGCCTGTCGATCGATCCGTCGGCCGATGTCAGCCTAGCCGAGGAAATCGCCCTCCAGCGCCTCTATCTCGACATCGAGAAGGTCCGCTTCCCGGACCGGCTGACCGTCCACATCGATATTCCTGCAGAGCTTCGCGAAGCGCGGGTCCCCGCACTGATCCTTCAGCCGATCGTTGAAAATGCGATAAAATATGGCGTGTCGGCGACGACCAAGCGGATCGAGCTTTCGATCGAGGCACGCCCGCTCGACGGTGGCCGGATGCAGCTCGATATCGTCAACCGCGAAGCCGGGAAAAGCAGCGGCTCGAAGGCGGTGCCTGCTCACGCGGGAACCGGACTTGGGCTGTCCAACGTCTGTCAGCGGCTCGAAGCGCATTTCGGTACTAGCGCCGATTGCCGTTTTGGTCCCATTCCTGGCGGGTACAAGGTTTCGATCGCAATGCCCCTGGAGGAAGATGACTGA
- a CDS encoding dicarboxylate/amino acid:cation symporter, producing the protein MGGGAVRDRAEREAGKGPAARRSTWLVLAALIVGLFLGTLSARLGDGIREPLVTTAAMVGGLWLDALKMTVIPLIIALLITGIVSGADHARAGGIAGRSMLWFVAVLTLSALFGLIATPALLEIFPLPTAAAEALRAGLASVDSQVAAASVPSLRDWLKSLIPTNPIAAAANDQVLALVVFTAIFAFAVTRIETEGRQAIGRFFKAVQDAMLVVVGWVLWLAPAGVLGLAFAVGAGAGGSAFGAVVHYVLIVTAIGIAVMLAAYVIAVIFARWRPGDFARAMIPPQAVAISTQSSLASLPAMLQASRRLGLPQRNADVSLPLAVALFRATGPAMNIAVAIYVAHWVGVELSAGNLIAGFAVASVASYWAVSLPGALSFVTSIAPIALAMGVPIEPLALLIAVEVIPDIFRTLGNVTMDVAVSGAVAKGERD; encoded by the coding sequence ATGGGCGGCGGGGCGGTTCGGGATAGAGCGGAAAGGGAAGCCGGCAAGGGGCCGGCGGCTAGGCGGTCGACCTGGCTGGTCCTGGCGGCCTTGATTGTCGGCCTGTTCCTGGGAACATTGTCGGCGCGTCTTGGCGACGGAATCCGTGAACCGCTGGTGACCACTGCGGCGATGGTCGGCGGGCTATGGCTCGACGCGCTGAAGATGACCGTCATCCCGCTGATCATCGCCCTCCTGATCACCGGTATCGTTTCCGGGGCCGATCATGCCCGCGCCGGCGGGATCGCCGGTCGCTCGATGTTGTGGTTCGTCGCCGTGCTGACCCTGAGCGCGCTGTTCGGACTGATCGCGACGCCGGCATTACTCGAAATCTTCCCACTCCCGACCGCTGCGGCAGAGGCGTTACGCGCCGGGCTTGCCAGCGTTGACAGCCAAGTCGCCGCTGCCTCGGTCCCGAGCCTGCGCGACTGGCTGAAGAGCTTGATTCCCACCAATCCCATCGCCGCCGCCGCCAACGACCAAGTCTTGGCGTTGGTGGTATTCACCGCAATTTTCGCCTTTGCAGTGACCCGCATCGAAACCGAAGGCCGGCAGGCGATCGGCCGCTTTTTCAAGGCGGTTCAGGACGCCATGCTGGTGGTCGTCGGCTGGGTCTTGTGGCTGGCGCCTGCCGGCGTGCTGGGGCTGGCATTCGCGGTTGGCGCGGGCGCCGGAGGGTCGGCGTTCGGAGCGGTGGTTCACTATGTGCTAATCGTCACGGCGATCGGCATCGCCGTCATGTTGGCAGCCTATGTCATCGCCGTCATCTTCGCCCGGTGGCGGCCGGGTGACTTTGCCCGGGCGATGATCCCGCCGCAGGCCGTCGCCATTTCGACCCAGTCGAGCCTCGCTTCACTGCCGGCGATGCTGCAGGCATCCCGGCGGCTCGGCCTTCCGCAGCGCAACGCCGACGTCAGCCTGCCGCTTGCGGTCGCGCTGTTTCGGGCGACTGGACCGGCGATGAACATCGCAGTGGCAATTTACGTCGCCCACTGGGTGGGCGTGGAACTGAGCGCCGGCAACCTCATCGCCGGTTTCGCGGTCGCGTCGGTCGCAAGCTATTGGGCGGTCAGCCTGCCCGGCGCCCTGTCCTTTGTCACGTCTATCGCGCCGATCGCGTTGGCGATGGGCGTGCCAATCGAGCCACTGGCGCTTCTGATCGCCGTCGAAGTCATCCCCGACATATTTCGCACGCTGGGCAATGTGACAATGGACGTCGCTGTGTCGGGCGCGGTCGCCAAGGGCGAGCGCGACTGA